In the genome of Bradyrhizobium arachidis, one region contains:
- a CDS encoding DUF6894 family protein has protein sequence MVQVYFHCSNTEGTLIDRSGAAVANLTEARDRAAQIMSSMILTPGAEDWRDWVIHVSGSDGEDLFDLPFTAMLGKPH, from the coding sequence ATGGTCCAGGTCTATTTTCACTGCTCCAACACCGAGGGCACGCTGATCGATCGCAGCGGCGCCGCCGTGGCCAACCTGACCGAAGCGCGCGACCGCGCCGCCCAGATCATGAGTTCGATGATCCTGACGCCTGGTGCCGAAGACTGGCGCGACTGGGTGATCCACGTCAGCGGCTCCGATGGCGAGGATCTGTTCGATCTCCCCTTCACCGCCATGCTCGGCAAGCCGCATTGA
- a CDS encoding enoyl-CoA hydratase-related protein, whose product MAGVKQARDGAVGILTLDEPASLNAMTPDLLGALAAAVAEMTGDEEVRALVLTGAGRGFCSGQNLKASEALGEDIAAGVMRFYWPAFKALRECRVPVVVAVNGVAAGGGFSLAMAGDIIVAARSASFIQVFSRIALVPDLGSTWLLPRLIGRQRALELMLLNEPLTAERAQEIGLVRQVVDDERLMDEALALARRLADGPTRALVATRALVEESEHATYEAQFRREIELQASIRKSADAIEGRNAFVEKRKAKFSGK is encoded by the coding sequence ATGGCAGGTGTGAAACAGGCGCGGGATGGCGCGGTCGGAATCCTGACGCTCGATGAGCCCGCAAGCCTGAACGCGATGACGCCGGACCTGCTTGGCGCGCTTGCCGCCGCTGTCGCCGAGATGACTGGGGATGAGGAGGTCCGCGCGCTGGTCCTCACTGGCGCCGGGCGTGGATTCTGCTCAGGACAGAATTTGAAGGCGTCGGAAGCGCTCGGCGAGGACATCGCGGCCGGCGTGATGCGTTTCTACTGGCCGGCCTTCAAGGCATTGCGCGAATGCCGCGTGCCTGTCGTCGTTGCCGTCAACGGTGTCGCGGCCGGCGGCGGCTTCAGCCTCGCGATGGCCGGCGACATCATTGTTGCGGCGCGGTCGGCGAGCTTCATCCAGGTGTTCAGCCGCATCGCGCTGGTGCCCGATCTCGGCTCGACCTGGCTGCTGCCGCGCCTGATCGGCCGGCAGCGCGCGCTCGAACTGATGCTGCTGAACGAGCCGCTGACGGCCGAGCGCGCTCAGGAGATCGGCCTGGTGCGGCAGGTTGTCGACGATGAGAGGCTAATGGACGAGGCGCTCGCGCTGGCGCGCCGTCTCGCCGACGGCCCGACGCGTGCTTTGGTCGCAACCCGCGCGCTGGTCGAGGAGAGCGAGCACGCGACCTACGAGGCGCAGTTCCGCCGCGAGATCGAGCTTCAGGCCAGCATCCGCAAGAGCGCGGACGCGATCGAAGGTCGCAACGCCTTCGTCGAGAAGCGCAAGGCGAAGTTTAGTGGGAAGTGA
- a CDS encoding gamma-glutamyltransferase family protein, translating to MPHQFSLNQAVRKPAVTSKGGIVASQSRRAAEVGAQVLAAGGDCVDAIVATTFALNVLEPWNSGIGGGGAMVLYRARENRTEVIDYGMSAPQSLRTADYPLSGEGAASDLFPWPRVKDDRNIHGPGSIAVPGVVAGMEEAHRRYAKMPWKDLVAPAARLAGEGLLADWWTTLTIAGSAADLRRYPASAAAYLKDGLPPSAPWGIKSETRLPQDSLKATLSHLADAGPRDFYQGDLARSIASDIKADGGSLSVEDLAAFRAHPREPLAIPYRDGKVYATPELTAGPTMAHALRLLQQSLKPADAPDAAAYVEYALALQGAFRERLKDMGDADGKRSLGAEYLAPACTTHFSVVDRHGNIAAVTQTLLSSFGSKYVTPHSGITMNNGIMWFDPTPGTTNSLAPGKRCLCNYTPVIAETKNGKRLAVGASGGRRILPSVMQLVSFAMDFGMDLDTAIHQPRIDASEGAIVIGDARLPADVRKTLAARFDYEESRVQAVPQKFACPSVVMREGGTNSGAVEIFQPWADAVAES from the coding sequence ATGCCTCATCAGTTCAGCCTTAACCAAGCCGTCCGCAAGCCCGCCGTCACATCCAAGGGCGGCATCGTCGCCTCGCAATCGCGGCGGGCGGCCGAAGTCGGGGCGCAGGTGCTGGCGGCGGGCGGCGACTGCGTGGACGCGATCGTCGCGACCACCTTTGCGCTGAACGTGCTGGAGCCCTGGAACAGCGGCATCGGCGGCGGCGGCGCGATGGTGCTCTACCGCGCCAGGGAAAATCGCACCGAGGTGATCGATTACGGCATGAGCGCGCCGCAGAGCCTGCGCACCGCCGACTATCCGCTCAGCGGCGAAGGCGCCGCGTCGGACCTTTTCCCCTGGCCGCGGGTAAAGGACGATCGCAACATCCACGGCCCCGGTTCGATCGCCGTGCCCGGCGTCGTCGCCGGCATGGAGGAGGCGCATCGCCGCTACGCCAAGATGCCGTGGAAGGATCTGGTCGCGCCGGCAGCCAGGCTCGCCGGCGAAGGCCTGCTTGCCGATTGGTGGACGACGCTGACGATCGCGGGCTCGGCGGCCGATCTCAGGCGCTATCCTGCGAGTGCGGCGGCATATCTGAAGGATGGCCTGCCGCCGAGCGCGCCATGGGGCATCAAGTCCGAGACGCGGCTGCCGCAGGATTCGCTCAAGGCGACGCTATCGCATCTCGCCGACGCAGGGCCGCGCGATTTCTATCAGGGCGATCTCGCCCGGAGCATCGCATCCGACATCAAGGCCGACGGCGGCTCGCTGTCGGTCGAGGACCTCGCCGCGTTCCGCGCGCATCCGCGCGAGCCGCTGGCGATCCCCTATCGCGACGGCAAGGTTTACGCGACGCCGGAGCTGACGGCCGGCCCGACCATGGCACATGCGCTGCGCCTGTTGCAGCAGAGCCTGAAGCCGGCGGACGCGCCGGATGCTGCCGCCTATGTCGAATATGCGCTCGCGCTGCAGGGGGCCTTCCGCGAGCGGCTCAAGGACATGGGCGATGCGGACGGCAAGCGCTCGCTCGGCGCCGAATATCTGGCGCCCGCCTGCACCACCCATTTCTCCGTGGTCGACCGGCACGGCAACATCGCGGCGGTGACGCAGACCCTGCTCTCGTCCTTCGGCTCGAAATACGTGACGCCGCATAGCGGCATCACCATGAACAACGGCATCATGTGGTTCGATCCGACGCCGGGCACCACAAACTCGCTCGCACCCGGCAAGCGCTGCCTGTGCAACTACACGCCGGTTATCGCCGAGACGAAGAACGGCAAGCGTCTCGCCGTCGGCGCCTCCGGCGGCCGCCGCATCCTGCCCTCGGTGATGCAGCTCGTCTCCTTCGCGATGGATTTTGGCATGGACCTGGACACTGCCATCCACCAGCCGCGTATCGACGCGAGCGAAGGCGCGATCGTGATTGGCGATGCCAGATTGCCGGCGGACGTGCGCAAGACCCTGGCCGCGCGCTTCGACTATGAGGAAAGCCGGGTGCAGGCCGTGCCGCAAAAATTCGCCTGCCCAAGCGTGGTGATGCGCGAGGGCGGTACCAATTCGGGCGCGGTCGAGATCTTCCAGCCTTGGGCTGATGCTGTGGCCGAATCCTGA
- a CDS encoding NAD(P)/FAD-dependent oxidoreductase has protein sequence MMTRLPLPPSLYADTAVAPVATPPLDTDKSVSVAIIGGGYTGLSTALHLAEQGVDALVLEAQEPGWGASGNNGGHTNPGLKHDPDQIEADFGAELGRRMIAFSYGTTNFTHDLIRRYQLPCEARQNGTLRAAYNEASAAAIESTAQQCIRRGMPVTYLNREQLREMTGTDRYIGAMLDTRGGDLHPLSYARGLARAAISAGAKVHGETPALSLRRDGSRWRIETLRAVVHADKVLLATNGFTDDLWPALRRTIVPVFSSIAATAPLSDAVARSIMPTRPVLYESGHITVYYRIDQQNRLLMGGRGPMRWINSPHDVAYLMRYAERLWPQLKGVTWTHGWNSRLAITGDHYPHVHEPAENILVSLGCNGRGVALSTAMGAQLARRLIGGAKAEIDMPISGIKPIPMHAFWPVGVTTAVIAGRVRDRLGI, from the coding sequence ATGATGACGCGCCTGCCTCTGCCGCCCTCGCTTTATGCCGACACCGCCGTCGCGCCGGTGGCGACGCCGCCGCTTGATACGGACAAGAGCGTTTCCGTTGCGATCATCGGCGGCGGCTACACGGGCCTCTCCACCGCGCTGCATCTGGCGGAGCAGGGCGTCGACGCGCTGGTGCTGGAAGCGCAGGAGCCGGGCTGGGGCGCGTCCGGCAACAATGGCGGCCACACCAATCCCGGCCTGAAGCACGATCCTGATCAGATCGAGGCCGATTTCGGCGCGGAGCTCGGCCGCCGCATGATCGCGTTCTCCTACGGTACGACGAACTTCACGCACGACCTGATCCGCCGCTACCAGCTCCCCTGCGAGGCGCGGCAGAACGGCACGCTGCGCGCTGCCTATAACGAGGCCAGCGCCGCCGCGATCGAGAGCACGGCGCAGCAATGCATCCGCCGCGGCATGCCGGTGACCTACCTCAATCGCGAACAGTTGCGCGAGATGACCGGCACCGACCGCTATATCGGTGCGATGCTCGACACGCGCGGCGGCGATCTGCATCCCCTCAGCTACGCCCGCGGCCTCGCGCGCGCCGCGATCTCGGCGGGTGCGAAGGTCCACGGCGAAACGCCAGCGCTGTCGCTGCGTCGCGACGGCAGCCGCTGGCGTATCGAGACGCTGCGCGCGGTGGTGCATGCCGACAAGGTCCTGCTCGCCACCAACGGCTTTACCGACGATCTCTGGCCCGCGCTCCGCCGCACCATCGTGCCGGTGTTTTCCTCGATCGCCGCCACCGCGCCGCTGTCGGATGCGGTTGCCCGCTCGATCATGCCGACGCGCCCGGTGCTCTACGAGAGCGGCCATATCACCGTCTATTACCGCATCGACCAGCAGAACCGCCTCCTGATGGGCGGCCGCGGCCCGATGCGCTGGATCAACTCGCCGCACGACGTCGCCTATCTCATGCGTTATGCGGAGCGGCTGTGGCCGCAGCTCAAGGGCGTCACCTGGACCCATGGCTGGAACAGCCGCCTCGCCATCACCGGGGATCATTATCCGCATGTGCACGAGCCCGCAGAGAACATCCTGGTCTCGCTCGGCTGCAACGGCCGCGGCGTCGCGCTCTCGACTGCGATGGGCGCGCAGCTCGCGCGTCGCCTGATCGGCGGCGCCAAGGCTGAGATCGACATGCCGATATCAGGCATCAAGCCGATCCCGATGCATGCGTTCTGGCCGGTCGGCGTGACGACCGCCGTGATCGCAGGCCGCGTGCGCGACCGGCTGGGGATTTAA
- a CDS encoding amino acid ABC transporter ATP-binding protein, giving the protein MIELNDVHKSFGKVEVLKGITANVEKGEVVCIIGPSGSGKSTILRCINGLESYDRGEISVEGLKVDRDAPSIVNIRTQVSMVFQRFNLFPHRTALENVVEGPLFVKREPRAQAYEHGRALLARVGLAEKADVHPPQLSGGQQQRVAIARALAMQPKAILFDEPTSALDPELVGDVLGVMRKLADEGMTMVVVTHEMGFARDVADRVLFIDGGVIVEQGPAKALLNQPQHPRTQDFLRRVLHPL; this is encoded by the coding sequence ATGATCGAGCTGAACGACGTCCACAAGAGCTTTGGCAAGGTCGAGGTCCTCAAGGGCATCACGGCGAACGTCGAGAAGGGCGAGGTGGTCTGCATCATCGGCCCCTCGGGCTCCGGCAAGTCCACCATCCTGCGCTGTATCAACGGCCTCGAAAGCTACGACCGCGGCGAGATCAGCGTCGAGGGCCTGAAGGTCGACCGCGACGCGCCGTCGATCGTGAACATCCGTACCCAGGTCTCGATGGTGTTCCAGCGCTTCAACCTGTTTCCGCACCGCACCGCGCTGGAGAACGTGGTCGAAGGCCCGCTGTTCGTGAAGAGGGAGCCGCGCGCGCAGGCGTACGAGCACGGCCGCGCGTTGCTCGCCCGGGTCGGGCTTGCGGAGAAGGCCGACGTGCATCCGCCGCAACTCTCCGGCGGCCAGCAGCAGCGCGTCGCGATCGCGCGGGCGCTGGCGATGCAGCCCAAGGCGATCCTGTTCGACGAGCCGACCTCGGCGCTCGATCCCGAGCTCGTCGGTGACGTCCTCGGCGTGATGCGCAAGCTCGCCGACGAGGGCATGACCATGGTCGTCGTCACCCATGAGATGGGCTTTGCCCGCGACGTCGCCGATCGCGTGCTGTTCATCGACGGCGGCGTCATCGTCGAGCAGGGGCCGGCCAAGGCGCTGCTCAACCAACCCCAGCACCCGCGCACGCAGGACTTCTTGCGCCGCGTGCTGCATCCGCTCTGA
- a CDS encoding amino acid ABC transporter permease yields the protein MKGFWHDTVEFFPILMNGVALTIIVTIGSLLLSTVLGLIWAMMRVSGIKALSMLSASLINVIRGIPIIVLLFYLYFVMPDLGVRLSALQAAILGLGIAYSAYQAENFRAGIEAIDKGQIEAAQSIGMGWWLTMRRAVLPQAVRIVLPPYGNVMIMMLKDSSQASTITVAELALQGKLIASSTFKNTSVFTLVALMYLTMSIPLILLVRHFEKRAGKK from the coding sequence ATGAAAGGTTTTTGGCACGACACCGTCGAGTTCTTCCCGATCCTGATGAATGGCGTCGCGCTGACGATCATCGTCACCATCGGCTCGCTGCTGCTCTCGACGGTGCTCGGCCTGATCTGGGCGATGATGCGAGTCTCCGGGATCAAGGCGCTGTCGATGCTCAGCGCCAGCCTGATCAACGTGATCCGCGGCATCCCGATCATCGTACTGCTGTTCTACCTCTACTTCGTCATGCCCGATCTCGGCGTCAGGCTCAGCGCGTTGCAGGCCGCGATCCTCGGCCTCGGCATCGCCTATTCGGCCTATCAGGCGGAAAACTTCCGCGCCGGCATCGAGGCCATCGACAAGGGCCAGATCGAGGCGGCGCAGTCGATCGGCATGGGCTGGTGGCTGACCATGCGCCGCGCGGTGCTGCCGCAGGCGGTGCGCATCGTGTTGCCGCCCTATGGCAACGTCATGATCATGATGCTGAAGGATTCTTCGCAAGCCTCGACCATCACGGTCGCCGAGCTTGCGCTGCAGGGCAAGCTGATCGCGTCATCCACCTTCAAGAACACCAGCGTGTTCACGCTGGTCGCGCTGATGTACCTCACCATGAGCATTCCGCTGATCCTGCTGGTCCGTCACTTCGAGAAGCGGGCCGGCAAGAAATGA
- a CDS encoding ABC transporter substrate-binding protein has product MKRFGLAAVAAFAIAAITPASAQQVLKVGSTPTGIPFTFLDTKTNTIQGIMVDLVTEVGKDAGFNVQIEPMQFSALIPSLTSSKIDIIAAAMFITAPRKEVVDFSDPIYTYGEGLVVPKSDTKAYATQDDLKGETVGAQVGTAFVDALKKTGLFAEVKAYDTIPDILRDVNTGRLKAGYADYPILAYNLKQGGFPDVRLVDGYKPVTVGSVGIGVRKGETALLGKINASLAKLKANGTIDKILDKWGLKAQG; this is encoded by the coding sequence ATGAAGCGTTTTGGTCTGGCCGCGGTCGCGGCATTCGCAATTGCAGCGATAACGCCGGCTTCGGCGCAGCAGGTGCTCAAGGTCGGCTCGACGCCGACCGGCATTCCCTTCACCTTCCTCGATACCAAGACCAACACTATCCAGGGCATCATGGTCGATCTCGTCACCGAAGTGGGCAAGGATGCCGGCTTCAATGTGCAGATCGAGCCGATGCAGTTCTCGGCGCTGATCCCGTCGCTGACGTCGAGCAAGATCGACATCATCGCCGCAGCGATGTTCATCACCGCGCCGCGCAAGGAAGTCGTGGATTTCTCCGATCCGATCTACACCTATGGTGAAGGCCTTGTGGTACCGAAGAGCGACACCAAGGCCTATGCCACGCAGGATGATCTGAAGGGCGAGACCGTCGGCGCCCAGGTCGGCACCGCCTTCGTCGATGCGCTGAAGAAGACCGGCCTGTTCGCCGAGGTCAAGGCCTACGACACCATCCCCGACATCCTGCGCGACGTGAACACCGGCCGTCTCAAGGCCGGCTACGCCGACTATCCGATCCTCGCCTACAATCTGAAGCAGGGCGGCTTCCCCGATGTGCGCCTCGTCGACGGCTACAAGCCGGTCACCGTCGGCTCGGTCGGCATCGGCGTCCGCAAGGGCGAGACCGCGCTGCTCGGCAAGATCAACGCGTCACTGGCGAAGCTGAAGGCCAACGGCACCATCGACAAGATCCTCGATAAATGGGGCTTGAAGGCCCAAGGTTGA
- a CDS encoding helix-turn-helix domain-containing protein, with the protein MRKPAAAKPARKVKGKTTAKPAEPAMDVAVGRRIRDLRRVRQFSLETVAARTDLSIGFLSQIERGLSSPSLRVLATLADVLGVGIAALFGASPSADGASDQVVTRGLQRPELKLWRTGVSKQLLSPASTDNRLNLFLVHLEPGGSTGDELYTHDGEEAGLVLEGELMLTVDSETWSLKTGDSFRFASRRPHRFSNPANDAKAVVLWVNCVTGAG; encoded by the coding sequence ATGCGCAAACCGGCCGCCGCAAAGCCGGCCAGGAAGGTGAAGGGCAAGACGACCGCCAAGCCGGCCGAGCCGGCGATGGACGTCGCAGTCGGCCGCCGCATCAGGGATCTCAGGCGTGTCAGGCAATTCTCGCTCGAAACGGTGGCGGCGCGCACGGACCTCTCGATCGGCTTCCTCAGCCAGATCGAACGCGGCCTGTCGTCGCCGTCGTTGCGCGTCCTCGCCACGCTCGCCGACGTGCTCGGCGTCGGCATCGCCGCGCTATTCGGCGCCAGCCCGAGCGCCGACGGCGCATCGGATCAGGTGGTGACGCGCGGATTGCAGCGGCCCGAACTGAAGCTTTGGCGCACCGGCGTGTCGAAGCAGTTGCTGAGCCCGGCGAGCACCGACAACCGGCTCAACCTGTTCCTGGTGCATCTGGAGCCCGGCGGCTCGACCGGCGACGAGCTCTACACCCATGACGGTGAGGAAGCCGGCCTCGTGCTCGAAGGCGAGTTGATGCTGACGGTAGACAGCGAGACGTGGTCGCTGAAGACGGGCGACAGTTTTAGATTTGCCAGCCGCAGGCCGCACCGGTTTTCGAATCCAGCGAATGACGCGAAGGCCGTGGTGCTGTGGGTGAACTGCGTGACGGGAGCGGGATAG
- a CDS encoding D-amino acid dehydrogenase, with protein sequence MKVLILGSGVIGVTSAYYLARAGHEVTVVDRQPEPALETSFANAGEVSPGYSSPWAGPGVPVKAVKWLLMKHGPLVIRPKLDPVMWVWLLKMLRNCTSARYAVNKSRMIPIAEYSRDCLRDLRRDIGIQYDERSQGTLQLFRYQAQLDGTGEDIAVLKQYGVPFEVLSREGCIAVEPALSGVKEKFAGGLRLPQDETGDCHMFTQALAKHAQALGVRFMFNTGIDRIVTDGARVSGVATSAGMLQADAYVLALGSWSSRLVAPLGISLPVYPVKGYSITVPIKDASGAPESTVMDESYKVAITRLGNRIRVGGTAEISGYSSKLYDARRATLDHSLTDLFPRGGDLSKATFWSGLRPMTPDGPPVIGPTQYANLHLNTGHGTLGWTMSCGSGRVLADMLSGKKPDVDVSALTVERYMHRFG encoded by the coding sequence GTGAAAGTTCTGATCCTCGGCAGCGGTGTCATCGGTGTCACCTCCGCCTACTACCTCGCACGCGCCGGCCACGAAGTGACGGTCGTCGACCGTCAACCAGAGCCGGCGCTGGAGACCTCGTTTGCCAATGCCGGCGAGGTGTCGCCCGGCTATTCCTCGCCATGGGCCGGCCCCGGCGTGCCGGTGAAGGCGGTCAAGTGGCTGTTGATGAAGCACGGCCCGCTAGTGATCCGGCCGAAGCTCGATCCCGTCATGTGGGTCTGGCTGCTCAAGATGCTGCGCAACTGCACCAGCGCGCGCTATGCGGTCAACAAGAGCCGGATGATCCCGATCGCGGAATACAGCCGCGACTGCCTGCGCGACCTGCGCCGCGACATCGGCATCCAATATGACGAGCGTTCGCAGGGCACGCTCCAGCTGTTCCGTTACCAGGCCCAGCTCGACGGCACCGGCGAAGACATCGCCGTGCTCAAGCAGTACGGCGTGCCTTTCGAGGTGCTGAGCCGCGAGGGCTGCATCGCAGTCGAGCCGGCGCTATCAGGCGTGAAGGAGAAGTTCGCCGGCGGGCTTCGCCTGCCGCAGGACGAGACCGGTGACTGCCACATGTTCACGCAAGCGCTGGCCAAGCATGCCCAGGCGCTCGGCGTTCGCTTCATGTTCAACACCGGCATCGACCGCATCGTTACGGATGGTGCGCGCGTCAGCGGTGTTGCGACCAGCGCGGGGATGCTGCAGGCCGACGCTTATGTGCTCGCGCTCGGCAGCTGGTCGTCGCGGCTCGTTGCGCCACTCGGCATCTCGCTGCCGGTCTATCCGGTGAAGGGCTATTCGATCACGGTGCCGATCAAGGACGCCTCCGGCGCGCCGGAATCCACCGTGATGGACGAGAGCTACAAAGTCGCGATCACCCGCCTCGGCAATCGCATCCGCGTCGGCGGCACCGCGGAGATTTCGGGCTATTCGAGCAAGCTGTACGACGCGCGCCGCGCCACGCTCGATCATTCCCTGACCGACCTGTTCCCGCGCGGCGGCGATCTCTCCAAGGCGACGTTCTGGAGCGGGCTGCGCCCGATGACGCCGGATGGCCCGCCCGTGATCGGCCCGACGCAATACGCCAACCTCCACCTCAACACCGGCCACGGCACGCTCGGCTGGACCATGTCCTGCGGCTCGGGGCGGGTGCTCGCGGACATGCTGTCGGGCAAGAAGCCGGATGTCGATGTCAGCGCGCTGACGGTGGAGCGGTATATGCATCGGTTTGGCTAG
- a CDS encoding aspartate aminotransferase family protein, producing MTLHQIPNTIKTDSFWMPFTANRQFKKAPRLFSSAEGMHYSTVDGRKVIDGSAGLWCVNAGHGRKQIAAAVERQLMTLDFAPTFQMGHPLAFDFAERLAEIAPKGLDRVFFTNSGSESVDTALKIALAYHRANGQSSRTRLIGRERGYHGVGFGGTSVGGMVANRRAFATLLPGVDHIRHTHDLSRNAFAKDQPEHGAELADDLERLVGLHGAETIAAVIVEPVPGSTAVLPPPKGYLQRLREICDKHGIILIFDEVITGFGRLGTPFAANFFGVTPDLMTTAKGITNGTIPCGAVFASRKVHDGMMVGPENQMELFHGYTYSAHPTACAAGIATLDIYKDEGLLTRGATMAEYWRDALHSLKGLPNVVDIRNCGLMGAVELAPRDGVVGARGYDVMVDCFNTGLYLRMSGDSFAMSPPLIVEKSHIDQIVSILGDAIKKVA from the coding sequence GTGACCCTTCATCAGATTCCGAACACTATCAAGACCGACTCGTTCTGGATGCCGTTCACGGCCAACCGGCAGTTCAAGAAGGCGCCGCGCCTGTTCTCCTCGGCCGAGGGCATGCACTACAGCACCGTCGACGGCCGCAAGGTGATCGACGGCTCCGCCGGCCTGTGGTGCGTCAATGCCGGCCACGGCCGCAAGCAGATTGCGGCTGCGGTCGAGCGGCAGCTGATGACGCTGGACTTCGCGCCGACGTTCCAGATGGGCCATCCGCTCGCGTTCGACTTCGCCGAGCGCCTCGCCGAGATCGCGCCGAAGGGCCTCGACCGCGTCTTCTTCACCAATTCGGGCTCCGAGTCGGTCGACACCGCGCTGAAGATCGCGCTCGCCTATCACCGCGCCAACGGTCAGTCGAGCCGCACCCGTCTGATCGGCCGCGAGCGCGGCTATCACGGCGTCGGTTTCGGCGGCACCTCGGTCGGCGGCATGGTTGCCAACCGCCGCGCCTTCGCGACCCTGCTGCCGGGCGTCGACCACATCCGCCACACCCATGATCTCTCCCGCAACGCCTTCGCCAAGGATCAGCCCGAGCATGGCGCCGAGCTCGCCGACGATCTCGAGCGTCTGGTCGGCCTGCATGGCGCCGAGACCATCGCCGCCGTCATCGTCGAGCCGGTGCCGGGCTCGACCGCGGTGCTGCCGCCGCCGAAGGGCTATCTGCAGCGTTTGCGCGAGATCTGCGACAAGCACGGCATCATCCTGATCTTCGACGAAGTCATCACCGGCTTCGGCCGCCTCGGCACGCCGTTCGCCGCCAACTTCTTCGGCGTCACGCCGGACCTGATGACGACCGCCAAGGGCATCACCAACGGCACCATCCCCTGCGGCGCGGTGTTCGCGAGCCGCAAGGTGCATGACGGCATGATGGTCGGCCCGGAGAACCAGATGGAGCTGTTCCATGGCTACACCTATTCGGCGCATCCGACCGCCTGCGCCGCGGGTATCGCCACGCTCGACATCTACAAGGACGAGGGCCTGCTGACGCGCGGTGCGACGATGGCCGAATACTGGCGCGATGCGCTGCATTCGCTGAAGGGCCTGCCCAACGTCGTCGACATCCGCAATTGCGGCCTGATGGGTGCGGTTGAGCTGGCGCCGCGCGACGGTGTCGTCGGTGCGCGCGGCTACGACGTGATGGTCGACTGCTTCAACACCGGCCTTTACCTGCGCATGAGCGGCGACAGCTTCGCGATGTCGCCCCCGCTCATCGTCGAGAAGAGCCACATCGACCAGATCGTCTCGATCCTCGGCGACGCCATCAAGAAGGTGGCCTGA
- a CDS encoding cupin domain-containing protein, which yields MSVDIGGRLRFIRARHKLSQRELAKRAGVTNSTISLIESNQMNPSVGALKRILDGIPMGLAEFFALEPESRRKIFYRAEELTEVGKKPISYRQVGDNLFGRSLQILKERYEPGSDTGRVHLVHDGEEGGIVISGKLEVTVEDERRILNPGDAYYFESRRPHRFRCVGGKACEVISACTPPTF from the coding sequence ATGAGCGTCGACATCGGTGGACGGCTGCGATTCATCCGGGCGCGCCACAAGCTGTCGCAGCGCGAGCTGGCAAAGCGCGCCGGCGTCACCAATTCGACCATCTCGCTGATCGAATCCAACCAGATGAACCCGTCGGTCGGCGCGCTCAAGCGCATCCTCGACGGCATCCCGATGGGGCTCGCCGAGTTTTTCGCACTGGAGCCGGAGTCCAGGCGCAAGATCTTCTACCGCGCCGAGGAGCTGACCGAGGTCGGCAAGAAGCCGATCTCGTATCGCCAGGTCGGCGACAATCTGTTCGGCCGCAGCCTGCAGATTTTGAAGGAGCGCTACGAACCCGGCAGCGACACCGGACGCGTGCATCTCGTCCATGACGGCGAGGAAGGCGGCATCGTGATCTCGGGCAAGCTCGAGGTCACCGTCGAGGACGAGCGCCGCATCCTCAATCCCGGCGATGCCTATTATTTCGAGAGCCGCCGCCCGCATCGCTTCCGCTGCGTCGGCGGCAAGGCTTGCGAAGTGATCTCGGCCTGCACGCCGCCGACGTTCTGA